In Pseudomonas nunensis, a single window of DNA contains:
- a CDS encoding putative urea ABC transporter substrate-binding protein, producing the protein MTRLRLPALLAAAFAALVSVSSHAAQKDHFSVCWTIYAGWMPWEYAGSQGIVDKWAKKYGIKIDVVQLNDYVESINQYTAGQFDGCTMTNMDALTIPAAGGVDSTALIVSDFSNGNDGIVLKGEGKKVADLKGMDVNLVELSVSHYLLARALDSVDLTEKDLKVVNTSDADISAAFNTDQVNAVTTWNPMLSDIKAKPGVTEVFNSSQVPGEIMDMMVVNSATLKDNPALGKALTGAWFEVVELMNAKNAASKAALEHMAKASGTDLAGFQSQLDTTKLFATPKEALAFSTSKQLPETMRKVAEFSFQHGLLGEGAKDTSAVGMAFANGVTSGDKGNLKLRFDPSYVQMAADAKL; encoded by the coding sequence ATGACCCGACTTCGTTTACCCGCCCTGCTTGCCGCCGCATTCGCCGCCCTCGTCAGCGTCTCGTCCCACGCCGCCCAGAAAGATCACTTCAGTGTGTGCTGGACTATCTACGCCGGTTGGATGCCCTGGGAATACGCCGGCAGCCAAGGCATCGTCGACAAATGGGCGAAGAAGTACGGCATCAAGATCGATGTGGTGCAGCTCAACGACTACGTCGAATCCATCAACCAGTACACCGCCGGCCAGTTCGACGGTTGCACCATGACCAACATGGATGCGCTGACCATTCCGGCGGCCGGTGGCGTCGACAGCACCGCGCTGATCGTCAGCGACTTCTCCAACGGCAACGACGGCATCGTGCTCAAAGGCGAAGGCAAGAAAGTCGCCGACCTCAAGGGCATGGACGTCAATCTCGTCGAACTCTCGGTTTCCCACTACCTGCTGGCCCGCGCGCTCGATTCGGTCGATCTCACCGAGAAAGACCTGAAAGTGGTCAACACCTCCGACGCCGACATCTCGGCCGCTTTCAACACCGATCAGGTCAACGCCGTCACCACCTGGAACCCGATGCTCTCGGACATCAAGGCCAAACCCGGCGTGACTGAAGTCTTCAACTCCAGCCAGGTGCCCGGCGAAATCATGGACATGATGGTGGTCAACAGCGCCACCCTCAAAGACAACCCGGCGCTGGGCAAAGCGCTGACCGGCGCCTGGTTTGAAGTGGTCGAGTTGATGAACGCCAAGAACGCCGCGAGCAAAGCCGCCCTCGAACACATGGCCAAAGCCTCGGGCACCGACCTGGCCGGGTTCCAGTCGCAACTCGACACCACCAAGTTGTTCGCCACGCCTAAAGAAGCCTTGGCATTTTCCACCAGCAAGCAATTGCCGGAAACCATGCGCAAAGTCGCCGAGTTTTCCTTCCAGCACGGTTTGCTGGGTGAAGGCGCCAAGGACACCAGCGCCGTCGGCATGGCGTTCGCCAATGGCGTGACCAGTGGCGACAAAGGCAACCTCAAGCTGCGCTTCGATCCGAGTTACGTGCAGATGGCCGCCGACGCCAAGCTGTAA
- a CDS encoding ABC transporter permease, whose protein sequence is MRLINRHPDRPSRLLLVILPFALVLLAYFLGSAERLTDNPNDKLLPSAVQMTDAVKRLAFVADSRTGDYLLWQDSASSLRRLAIGLGISALAGLCLGMAAGTLPLFGAPLSPLLTVLSMVPPLAILPILFIVFGLGELSKVMLIVIGITPALARDLEQRAREIPVELLIKAQTLGASTWTLMLRVVLPQLLPRLLISLRLMLGSAWLFLIAAEAIASTDGLGYRIFLVRRYLAMDVILPYVVWITLLAWLMDWGLKRLTQRAFPWYEGARA, encoded by the coding sequence ATGCGCCTGATCAATCGCCACCCGGATCGCCCGAGTCGCTTGCTGTTGGTGATCTTGCCGTTCGCCCTGGTGCTGCTCGCCTACTTCCTGGGCTCGGCCGAGCGGCTGACGGACAACCCTAACGACAAGTTGCTGCCCAGCGCCGTGCAAATGACCGACGCGGTGAAACGCCTGGCTTTCGTTGCCGACAGCCGCACCGGCGATTACCTGCTCTGGCAAGACAGCGCCTCCAGCCTGCGTCGGCTGGCCATCGGTCTCGGCATCAGCGCGCTGGCCGGGTTGTGCCTGGGCATGGCGGCCGGCACCTTGCCGCTGTTTGGCGCGCCGTTGTCGCCTCTGCTGACGGTGTTGTCGATGGTGCCGCCGCTGGCGATCCTGCCGATTCTGTTCATCGTCTTCGGCCTGGGCGAGTTGTCGAAAGTGATGCTGATCGTGATCGGCATCACCCCGGCGCTGGCCCGTGACCTGGAACAACGCGCCCGGGAAATCCCCGTCGAGTTGCTGATCAAGGCCCAGACGTTGGGCGCTTCGACCTGGACCTTGATGCTGCGGGTGGTGCTGCCGCAATTGCTGCCACGGCTGTTGATCTCGTTGCGGCTGATGCTCGGTTCGGCGTGGCTGTTCCTGATCGCCGCCGAAGCCATCGCGTCCACCGACGGCCTCGGCTACCGGATTTTCCTGGTGCGCCGCTATTTGGCGATGGATGTGATTTTGCCTTACGTGGTCTGGATCACCCTGCTCGCCTGGCTGATGGATTGGGGTTTGAAGCGTCTGACTCAGCGTGCGTTCCCTTGGTATGAAGGAGCCCGCGCATGA
- a CDS encoding ABC transporter ATP-binding protein gives MSFITVKNVWQQYADQVVLEGLNLNVNEGEFCTLVGASGCGKSTFLRLLLGQEKASRGEILLDGQALAGEPDSSRGVVFQRYSVFPHLTVLDNVALGLELPRSPLLGRLFGNAKKDAREQASLLLHKVGLGHSLDKYPAQLSGGMQQRLAIAQALIMKPRVLLLDEPFGALDPGIRKDMHVLLLELWRETQLTVFMVTHDLSEGFSLGTRLLVFDKVRVDPHAPGAYGARITYDIPLNSDRRATRAAVDALPAELAGTLRTA, from the coding sequence ATGAGCTTTATCACGGTGAAAAACGTCTGGCAGCAGTACGCCGATCAAGTGGTGCTCGAAGGCTTGAATCTGAACGTCAATGAAGGTGAGTTTTGTACCTTGGTCGGCGCTTCAGGTTGTGGCAAATCGACCTTCCTGCGCTTGCTGCTGGGTCAGGAAAAAGCCAGTCGCGGCGAGATCCTGCTCGACGGCCAGGCCCTGGCCGGCGAACCGGATTCGAGCCGTGGCGTGGTGTTCCAGCGCTACTCGGTGTTCCCTCATTTAACCGTGCTGGACAACGTCGCTCTCGGCCTCGAACTGCCGCGCTCGCCACTGCTTGGACGCCTGTTCGGCAACGCGAAAAAAGACGCCCGCGAACAGGCCTCGTTGCTGCTGCACAAAGTCGGCCTCGGCCACTCGCTGGACAAGTACCCGGCGCAGCTCTCCGGCGGCATGCAGCAACGATTGGCCATCGCCCAGGCGCTGATCATGAAGCCGCGCGTGTTGCTGCTCGACGAACCGTTCGGCGCCCTCGATCCGGGCATCCGCAAAGACATGCACGTCCTGCTGCTGGAGCTGTGGCGCGAGACGCAACTGACGGTGTTCATGGTCACCCATGACTTGTCCGAAGGTTTCAGCCTCGGCACCCGTTTGCTGGTGTTCGACAAGGTCCGCGTCGACCCGCACGCCCCCGGCGCCTATGGCGCACGCATCACCTACGACATCCCTTTGAACAGCGACCGCCGCGCCACTCGCGCCGCCGTCGATGCCTTGCCGGCTGAGCTGGCAGGCACGCTTCGTACCGCTTAA
- a CDS encoding urea amidolyase associated protein UAAP1: protein MTDSTQLFPPFAEEMLPGGGHRSFVLKRGQLLRLTDLRGGANVSLTLLNANEKTERLNLPDSLKCQHTAKLTAGHCLYSDMGRVLAAITADTCGWSDSLGGVLCAEEVAEKYGAGRYQELRNGFFRNGTDNLLVELGKRGLGLSDLLMTLNLFSRVNVDEAGRFHFVEGNSKAGDYIELYAPMDTLVVLTALQHPMDPSPEYAPKPLKLSWMNADASVAEHCRTSRPENERGFINTDRLFA, encoded by the coding sequence ATGACTGATTCGACCCAACTGTTCCCGCCCTTCGCCGAAGAAATGCTCCCCGGCGGCGGCCATCGCTCCTTCGTATTGAAACGCGGCCAATTGCTGCGCCTGACCGACCTGCGCGGCGGCGCCAACGTCAGCCTGACGCTGCTCAACGCCAACGAAAAAACCGAACGCCTGAACCTGCCCGACAGCCTCAAATGCCAACACACCGCCAAGCTCACCGCCGGCCATTGTTTGTACTCGGACATGGGCCGCGTATTGGCTGCGATCACCGCCGACACCTGCGGCTGGAGCGACAGCCTCGGCGGTGTGTTGTGCGCTGAAGAAGTCGCGGAAAAATACGGCGCCGGCCGCTATCAGGAACTGCGCAACGGCTTCTTCCGCAACGGCACCGACAACCTGTTGGTGGAGCTGGGCAAGCGGGGTCTGGGACTTTCGGATTTGCTGATGACGCTCAATTTGTTCAGCCGCGTGAATGTCGATGAGGCCGGGCGTTTCCACTTCGTCGAGGGCAACTCCAAGGCGGGCGACTACATCGAATTGTACGCACCGATGGACACTTTGGTGGTGCTCACCGCGTTGCAACATCCGATGGATCCGTCGCCGGAGTACGCACCGAAACCGCTGAAGCTGAGCTGGATGAACGCCGACGCCAGCGTCGCCGAACACTGCCGCACCTCGCGCCCGGAAAACGAGCGCGGCTTTATCAACACCGACCGTTTGTTCGCCTGA
- a CDS encoding urea amidolyase associated protein UAAP2 → MSLAIATATQQPETAIYRATIPAGEPWLMEVKAGQTLRILDLEGNQAIDTLFYSVANPKERYDVQRTLRRQNSVYLSTGSVLYSNLGKPMLTIVADTCGRHDTLGGACAQESNTVRYALEKRYMHSCRDNYLRACVHDGRLGKGDIGPNINFFMNVPVTADGGLTFEDGISAPGKYVDLRAEMDVIVLISNCPQLNNPCNAYNPTPAELLVWN, encoded by the coding sequence ATGTCACTTGCCATCGCTACTGCAACCCAGCAGCCAGAAACCGCGATCTACCGCGCCACCATCCCCGCCGGCGAACCCTGGCTGATGGAGGTCAAGGCCGGCCAGACCTTGCGCATCCTCGACCTGGAAGGCAACCAAGCCATCGACACCTTGTTCTACAGCGTCGCCAACCCGAAGGAACGCTACGACGTGCAACGCACCCTGCGCCGGCAGAACAGCGTCTACCTGAGCACCGGCAGCGTGCTGTATTCCAACCTCGGCAAACCGATGCTGACCATCGTCGCCGACACTTGCGGGCGCCACGACACCCTCGGCGGCGCCTGCGCGCAAGAGAGCAACACCGTGCGTTACGCGCTGGAAAAACGCTACATGCACAGCTGCCGCGACAACTACCTGCGGGCCTGTGTGCATGACGGGCGATTGGGTAAAGGAGACATCGGGCCGAACATCAATTTCTTCATGAATGTGCCGGTTACCGCTGATGGTGGGCTGACCTTTGAAGACGGAATTTCGGCGCCGGGGAAATACGTGGATCTGCGGGCGGAGATGGATGTGATCGTGTTGATTTCCAACTGCCCGCAACTGAACAACCCGTGCAATGCATACAACCCGACACCTGCGGAGTTGCTGGTATGGAACTGA
- the uca gene encoding urea carboxylase: MFEKVLIANRGAIACRILRTLGELQVQGVAVYSEADAASLHILQADEAHSLGEGAAAGTYLAVDKILAIAQATGATAIHPGYGFLSENAAFAEACEAANIAFIGPTPEQLRVFGLKHTARALAKQHGVPMLEGTELLDSLEAALIAGEQVGYPVMLKSTAGGGGIGMRVCRSAAELSESFEAVKRLGQNNFSDAGVFIEKYIQRARHLEVQVFGDGRGEVIALGVRDCSVQRRNQKVLEETPAPNLPEGMAEELCLAAIKLAKAVNYRSAGTVEFVFDSADQRFYFLEVNTRLQVEHGVTEQVWSVDLVRWMIELAAGDLPPLHELSRGLKAHGHAIQARLYAEDPGRDFQPSPGLLTAVNFPAADGKKLRIDTWVEAGCEIPPYFDPMIAKVISWAPTRDEAAADLHRVLGDSLLYGVETNRNYLRQIVLDAPFASGQPWTRCLEGLVYQANTFEVLSAGTQTSVQDYPGRVGYWAVGVPPSGPMDSRALRLGNRLLGNDEGLAALEITMSGPLLRFNCEAVVAVTGAVIPLTLNGEAVPMNTALLIPAASTLSLGTIAGAGARSYLCLRGGLQVPDYLGSKSTFTLGQFGGHGGRALRAGDVLHVPALSDRSVGAQLSEVAELPAVRQIRVIYGPHGAPEYFTENYIGTFFATQWEVHFNSSRTGVRLIGPKPEWVRADGGEAGLHPSNIHDNPYAIGAVDFTGDMPVILGPDGPSLGGFVCPVTVIEADLWQLGQLKAGDKVQFQPVDLKTARTLALKWDAPCGSGLARESGVSDTLISTDMTPSRASPLPQGVQSPVVLDIGQDDTRLVARLSGDTHLLLEIGAPELDLVLRFRAHALMQALETKHLHGVIDLTPGIRSLQVHYQPEQLPLTDLLGIIAGEWDAVCAAKDLQVPSRIVHLPLSWDDPACQLAIEKYMTTVRKDAPWCPSNLEFIRRINDLPNLDEVQRTVFDASYLVMGLGDVYLGAPVATPLDPRHRLVTTKYNPARTWTAENSVGIGGAYMCVYGMEGPGGYQFVGRTLQMWNRYREVAAFDGKPWLLRFFDQIRFYPVSADELLRIRRDFPLGRFELNIEHSQLNLADYQGFLAKEAESIAAFRDQQKGAFNAERERWIASGQAHFDSEDLVPETTEDAPLASGQQSVDSHIAGNLWQVQVETGARVETGDVLVILESMKMEIPLLAPMAGVVREIRVQPGSAVRAGQRVVVLDLD; this comes from the coding sequence ATGTTCGAAAAAGTCCTGATTGCCAACCGTGGCGCGATAGCCTGCCGCATCCTGCGCACCCTCGGTGAATTGCAGGTCCAGGGTGTCGCCGTCTATTCCGAAGCCGATGCCGCGAGCCTGCACATTCTGCAAGCCGATGAAGCCCACAGCCTCGGTGAAGGTGCCGCTGCCGGCACCTATCTGGCGGTGGATAAAATCCTCGCCATCGCCCAAGCCACCGGCGCCACGGCGATCCATCCCGGCTACGGTTTTCTCTCGGAAAACGCTGCCTTCGCTGAAGCTTGCGAAGCGGCCAACATTGCCTTTATCGGCCCGACGCCAGAGCAACTGCGGGTGTTCGGCCTCAAGCACACCGCCCGCGCCTTGGCTAAACAACACGGCGTGCCGATGCTCGAAGGCACCGAGCTGCTCGACAGCCTCGAGGCGGCGCTGATTGCCGGTGAACAAGTCGGCTATCCGGTAATGTTGAAAAGCACCGCCGGCGGTGGCGGCATCGGCATGCGCGTGTGCCGCAGCGCTGCCGAGTTGAGCGAGTCCTTTGAGGCGGTCAAACGCCTGGGCCAGAACAATTTCAGCGACGCCGGGGTGTTCATCGAGAAGTACATCCAGCGCGCGCGGCATCTGGAAGTGCAGGTGTTCGGCGACGGTCGCGGCGAGGTGATTGCCCTCGGCGTGCGCGACTGCTCAGTGCAGCGGCGCAACCAGAAAGTCCTCGAAGAAACCCCGGCGCCGAACCTGCCCGAGGGCATGGCGGAGGAGCTGTGCCTGGCAGCGATCAAACTCGCCAAAGCGGTGAATTACCGCAGCGCAGGGACTGTGGAATTTGTCTTCGACAGCGCAGACCAGCGCTTCTATTTCCTGGAAGTGAACACGCGTTTGCAGGTGGAGCACGGCGTCACCGAACAGGTGTGGAGCGTGGATCTGGTGCGCTGGATGATCGAGCTGGCGGCGGGTGATTTGCCGCCGCTGCATGAATTGAGTAGAGGTTTGAAAGCGCACGGTCATGCGATTCAGGCGCGGCTGTATGCCGAAGATCCAGGCCGGGATTTTCAACCAAGTCCGGGCCTGCTGACGGCGGTGAACTTCCCCGCCGCCGACGGCAAAAAACTGCGCATCGATACGTGGGTTGAAGCCGGTTGCGAGATCCCGCCGTACTTCGATCCGATGATTGCCAAGGTCATCAGTTGGGCGCCAACCCGCGATGAAGCGGCTGCCGATCTGCACCGGGTGTTGGGCGACAGCCTGCTCTACGGGGTGGAAACCAACCGCAATTATCTGCGGCAGATTGTGCTCGATGCGCCCTTCGCCAGCGGTCAGCCGTGGACGCGGTGCCTGGAAGGTCTGGTGTATCAGGCCAATACGTTTGAAGTGCTCAGCGCCGGTACGCAGACCAGCGTTCAGGATTATCCGGGGCGCGTCGGTTACTGGGCGGTCGGCGTGCCGCCATCGGGGCCGATGGACAGTCGGGCGTTGCGGTTGGGCAATCGCCTGCTCGGTAATGACGAAGGTTTGGCCGCGCTGGAAATCACCATGAGCGGGCCGTTGCTGCGCTTCAATTGCGAAGCGGTTGTGGCGGTGACCGGTGCTGTGATTCCGCTGACGTTGAATGGCGAAGCTGTGCCGATGAACACTGCGCTGTTGATTCCGGCAGCTTCTACGCTAAGCCTCGGCACCATCGCAGGCGCTGGCGCCCGCAGTTATTTGTGCCTGCGCGGCGGGTTGCAGGTGCCGGATTATCTGGGCAGCAAAAGTACCTTCACCCTTGGCCAGTTTGGCGGGCACGGCGGGCGGGCGCTGCGGGCCGGGGATGTGTTGCATGTGCCGGCGTTGAGTGATCGCAGCGTCGGGGCGCAACTATCTGAAGTCGCTGAGTTGCCTGCCGTGCGGCAGATTCGGGTGATCTACGGCCCGCATGGCGCGCCTGAGTACTTCACCGAAAACTACATCGGCACTTTCTTTGCGACGCAGTGGGAAGTGCATTTCAACTCCAGCCGCACCGGTGTGCGATTGATCGGGCCGAAGCCGGAATGGGTGCGGGCGGATGGTGGTGAGGCGGGTCTGCATCCGTCGAATATTCATGACAATCCGTATGCGATTGGGGCGGTGGATTTCACTGGGGATATGCCGGTGATCCTTGGGCCGGATGGTCCGAGCCTGGGTGGGTTTGTGTGTCCGGTGACGGTGATCGAGGCGGATCTTTGGCAGTTGGGGCAGCTTAAGGCTGGGGATAAGGTGCAGTTCCAACCGGTTGATCTCAAGACCGCCCGAACTCTCGCCCTGAAATGGGATGCCCCCTGTGGGAGCGGGCTTGCTCGCGAAAGCGGTGTATCAGACACATTAATATCGACTGACATGACGCCTTCGCGAGCAAGCCCGCTCCCACAGGGGGTTCAGTCGCCTGTGGTTTTGGATATTGGGCAGGACGATACGCGGCTGGTCGCGAGGTTGTCGGGGGACACTCATCTGCTGCTGGAAATCGGCGCCCCTGAGCTTGATCTTGTCCTGCGCTTCCGCGCCCACGCCCTGATGCAAGCCCTGGAAACCAAACACCTGCACGGCGTCATCGACCTGACGCCCGGCATCCGCTCCCTGCAGGTGCACTACCAACCCGAGCAACTGCCACTCACCGATCTACTCGGCATCATCGCCGGTGAATGGGACGCCGTGTGCGCCGCCAAGGACTTGCAAGTGCCGTCGCGCATCGTGCATCTGCCGCTGTCCTGGGACGACCCGGCGTGTCAGTTGGCGATCGAAAAATACATGACCACCGTGCGCAAGGACGCACCGTGGTGCCCGAGTAACCTGGAGTTCATCCGCCGCATCAACGACCTGCCGAACCTCGACGAAGTGCAGCGCACGGTGTTCGACGCCAGTTATCTGGTGATGGGTTTGGGCGACGTTTACCTCGGCGCACCGGTCGCCACCCCACTCGATCCGCGCCATCGCTTGGTGACAACCAAATACAACCCGGCGCGCACCTGGACCGCCGAGAATTCGGTGGGCATCGGTGGCGCGTACATGTGCGTGTACGGCATGGAAGGCCCCGGCGGTTATCAGTTCGTTGGCCGCACGTTGCAGATGTGGAATCGCTACCGCGAGGTCGCCGCGTTTGACGGCAAACCGTGGCTGCTAAGGTTCTTTGATCAGATTCGCTTCTACCCGGTGAGCGCCGATGAATTGCTGCGCATTCGCCGGGATTTTCCTCTCGGGCGCTTCGAGCTGAACATCGAGCACAGCCAGTTGAACCTGGCGGATTACCAAGGGTTTCTGGCCAAAGAAGCCGAGAGCATTGCCGCGTTTCGGGATCAGCAGAAAGGCGCGTTCAACGCCGAACGCGAACGCTGGATCGCCAGCGGCCAGGCGCATTTCGACAGCGAGGATCTGGTCCCCGAAACCACCGAAGACGCGCCGCTGGCCAGTGGTCAACAGAGTGTCGATAGCCACATCGCCGGCAACCTCTGGCAGGTGCAGGTTGAGACCGGCGCGCGGGTCGAGACCGGGGATGTGTTGGTGATTCTGGAGTCGATGAAGATGGAAATCCCGTTGCTCGCGCCGATGGCCGGAGTGGTGCGGGAGATTCGTGTGCAACCGGGTTCGGCGGTGCGCGCCGGGCAGCGGGTCGTGGTGCTGGACCTCGACTGA
- the atzF gene encoding allophanate hydrolase — MNFNLQLDALRSAYRDGQITPRQLLLSLRDKAAALNPDYHLFIHLLSVEELEPYLAALDGRDLNSLPLYGVPFAIKDNIDLAGIPTTAACPAFAYVPERSATIVEQLLALGAIPLGKTNLDQFATGLNGSRSPYGACPNSVLPEYPSGGSSAGSSLAVALGVASFSLGTDTAGSGRVPAALNNLVGLKATKGLISTGGVVPACRTLDCVTTFTATAREASQLLALTARLDPRDAYSRSNPLWNDGSAFGAPRPFRFGVPRAKDLEFFGCPEGPLLFGDAIDQLKAMGGEAVELDLSPFLEAAQLLYEGPWVAERYSVAGELMEQNPQAVLPVIRAVLAKAPAVTGVQTFRAQYRLQTLKALCDQALEGLDCVLTPTIGRPVTLAELAAEPVLRNSELGYYTNFMNLLDYAAVAVPSGFMGNGLPWGVTLFGRAFTDQYLLSVADGLQRQQGLASLAPTTVARHDYARLVVCGAHLEGLALNWQLKQRGARLVESTLSSPDYQLYALAGGPPFRPGMVRVKDGGVAIAVEVWELPSSELGSFLTGIPAPLGLGKVQLADGRWESGFICEAYGLEGAVDISHLGGWRAYLTDRR; from the coding sequence ATGAATTTCAATCTGCAACTCGACGCCCTGCGCAGCGCTTATCGCGACGGTCAAATCACGCCTCGGCAACTGCTGCTGAGCCTGCGCGACAAAGCCGCGGCGCTGAACCCGGATTATCACCTGTTCATCCATTTGCTTAGCGTCGAGGAACTGGAACCGTACCTCGCCGCGCTCGATGGCCGCGACCTCAACAGCCTGCCGCTGTACGGCGTGCCGTTTGCGATCAAGGACAACATCGACCTCGCAGGCATTCCCACCACTGCCGCGTGTCCCGCGTTCGCTTATGTGCCAGAGCGTTCGGCGACCATCGTCGAGCAGTTGCTGGCGCTGGGGGCGATTCCGCTGGGCAAGACCAATCTCGACCAGTTCGCCACCGGCCTGAACGGCAGTCGCTCGCCGTATGGCGCGTGCCCGAACAGCGTGTTGCCGGAGTATCCATCGGGTGGCTCCAGTGCCGGGTCTTCGTTGGCGGTAGCGTTGGGCGTGGCGAGTTTTTCTCTTGGGACCGACACGGCGGGCTCCGGTCGGGTGCCGGCGGCGCTGAATAATCTGGTGGGGTTGAAAGCTACCAAAGGGCTGATCTCAACCGGCGGCGTGGTGCCGGCCTGTCGCACGCTGGATTGCGTCACGACCTTCACTGCGACCGCTCGCGAAGCCAGTCAGTTGCTGGCGCTGACCGCGCGTCTTGATCCACGGGACGCCTACAGCCGCAGCAATCCACTGTGGAATGACGGCTCGGCATTCGGTGCACCGCGCCCCTTCCGTTTCGGCGTGCCCCGCGCCAAGGATCTGGAGTTTTTCGGCTGCCCGGAAGGCCCGTTGCTGTTCGGTGATGCCATCGACCAGCTCAAAGCCATGGGCGGCGAAGCGGTGGAGCTGGATCTGTCGCCGTTCCTCGAAGCCGCGCAGTTGCTTTACGAAGGCCCGTGGGTGGCCGAACGCTACAGCGTGGCCGGCGAGTTGATGGAGCAAAACCCGCAAGCGGTGCTGCCGGTGATTCGCGCGGTACTGGCCAAGGCCCCGGCAGTAACCGGCGTGCAAACCTTCCGCGCGCAGTATCGACTCCAAACCTTGAAAGCCCTGTGCGACCAAGCGCTGGAAGGTCTGGATTGCGTGCTTACACCGACCATCGGCCGCCCCGTGACCTTGGCGGAACTGGCAGCAGAACCGGTGCTGCGCAATTCGGAACTGGGTTACTACACCAACTTCATGAACCTGCTCGACTACGCCGCCGTCGCCGTGCCCAGCGGGTTCATGGGCAACGGCTTGCCGTGGGGCGTGACGTTGTTTGGCCGGGCGTTTACCGATCAATATTTGTTGAGCGTGGCGGATGGGTTGCAGCGTCAGCAAGGCTTGGCTTCGCTTGCACCGACCACGGTTGCGCGGCATGACTACGCACGACTGGTGGTATGTGGTGCGCATCTGGAGGGGTTGGCGTTGAACTGGCAACTCAAGCAGCGTGGAGCGCGGTTGGTCGAATCGACGTTGAGTTCGCCGGATTATCAGTTGTACGCGCTGGCCGGTGGCCCGCCGTTTCGTCCGGGGATGGTGCGGGTGAAGGACGGTGGCGTGGCGATTGCGGTGGAAGTCTGGGAATTGCCGAGCAGTGAATTGGGCTCGTTCCTGACCGGGATTCCAGCGCCGCTGGGGTTGGGCAAGGTGCAACTGGCGGATGGGCGCTGGGAGAGCGGGTTCATTTGTGAGGCGTATGGGCTTGAAGGCGCAGTGGATATCAGTCATCTCGGCGGGTGGCGGGCTTATCTGACAGATCGGCGTTGA